In bacterium, the genomic stretch GTCTTTTAGAGGCAACTCCTGAACAACGCTCAAACTTTGAGATTATTGGAGATGGTCAAGGTATACATTGGCCAGATATTGACGAAGATATTAGTGCGGAAGGGATGTTATATGGAATCCCTGCACGTCGACCAAAACGAGATTATTTACATGTTTCTGTTGCTGGTAATCCCGGAGACACAATACTAAATTATTAAGAAGGGAAGCAAATCAGAAGAAGAAAAAAGAGGGCGAAGTGGAATTTTTTCCTAACAAGTCGTTGCAGTTGACGCCTGGGGACTGTGCCGTGGTCAGAGTTTTGTGGTCTCTCAAAGTTTTATCTGGCTATCAAACTTTAGTGGTAATTCTCCCCGCCGCACCTGAACTTTATCGTTAGCCCATAGCAGTGACAACCTGTT encodes the following:
- a CDS encoding DUF2442 domain-containing protein gives rise to the protein MNTAANLIEPRIRTVRVTEEEIIAYLVDGRVISVPLVWSWRLLEATPEQRSNFEIIGDGQGIHWPDIDEDISAEGMLYGIPARRPKRDYLHVSVAGNPGDTILNY